DNA from Algisphaera agarilytica:
GTTGTTCACCACGCCGGGCGTCAGCGTGGCGTTATGAACACGGCGGTTGCGGAGGCACTTGCCGGGGCAACGCCAAGCAAAGAAGCCCGAGGATTGCTCCGCGGGCTTCTTCGTACGGTAAGGCGTGAAGGAAGGGCTGGCGTTAGACGGGGATCTGTTGCCAGAGGGTTTTGAACATGACCTGGGCCTCGGCTCCGAAGACGATGACCAGCGTCAGGCCGAACACGGCCCAGGAGGTGGTCATCACGCCGAACTTCTTGCGGTCCAGCGAGCAGGCCATCCAGGTGAACAATGGCCCGCCGATCAGCAGGAGCAGCAGCGGATAGAACGAAGCGTTCTGCGCCCACGCCCAGAGTGCCTCGATCATGCGGACCTTGGGCGGTTGCCACTGGGTGGTGACCGCGAGGGTGGTCAGCATTCCGGCCTGGAGTGCGATGACTGCGGTGGCGAGGACCCACGACAGCCGCGGCTTGGCCGACGGCTTTTTCTTGTCGTCCTGTTTCGATTTGGGTTTTCGGCTCAGCATGCAGCAAGTCAACCATTCGACCCGGCGGCGGGGCAAGCCTGGGATACGGGGATTGGTCAAATCGAGGGGGAAACGGGTCGGTCTGGCGCGGTTGGGTTGTGGATATCGGCCGTGTGGGTGGCGCTACGGTGGCGTGGGGATTCGGCCGATAGGGCAAGGTGCGGGCTTTCCTTAGATGTAGTGCCCGATGGACGGTTCCGATAATGCCACGATCCAAAACCAACTCGATGATCGAAACCACCTGGCACACCACGGTGGCGGAGCTGGCGAGCCAGAACAAGACGGTCGAGGTTCGGCCGTTGACCGAACGCGGCGAAGAACTGCCGTCGTTCCGGGCGCGGCTGCTCCAGGCGGATGAGAAGGATGGCTCGCTCATCGTCGAGAAGCCAGCCAACGTCGAGCAGGCGCAGGTCATCGCCAAGGGTGTCGCGGTGCAGGTGTATGTGATCACCGGCAGCACCCGGATGAAAGCGGACTCGCGGGTGATCGACGTGGGGCGGTTCAGCCTCAACAAACAGACCAAAGTGATGGCGGTCCGCTTGGAGCCCATGAAGAAGATAAGCTCGGCCCAGCGTCGGGCGTGCTTCCGCCTCTCGACCGCGGGCATGGGGATGTCCGCTCGGTTCCGCCACCCCGACTGGGCCGACACCGATCCCGATCTGACGGCCAAGGCTCTGGACATCAGCGACCGCGGCCTCGGGTTGACGGTGGAGATGGAAACCGAGCTGGCCAAGCAGATGATCGATCAGGTCTACGGCGTGTTCATTCCGCTGCCCGGCCAAGACGAATCACTGGAGCTCGACGCCCGGCTGGTGCGTGTGGTCGAGACCGATTTCGGCACCGTGACCCTGGGCTTCCAGTTCGAGTTCTCAAACCTCAACGAACAACGCCGGGTCGAGCAGGTCATCCAGCAGTTCTCCGTGGCCCAGCAACGCAAGCAGATCCGGCGTATGCGCGGTGCCGGCTGAGCACGCCAAGCGCTCGATCCACATACAATCGCCGCACCCAACGGAAACCGAGAGCAATAACGGATGTCCACGCCCACCCACGACGTCGCGATCATCGGCGGCGGGATCGTCGGCCTCGCCACCGCCTACAACCTCACCCAGCGCGACCCTGATCTCAAGGTGACCATCCTCGAGAAGGAAGCCCAGCTTGCGCACCACCAGACCGGGCA
Protein-coding regions in this window:
- a CDS encoding flagellar brake protein, producing the protein MPRSKTNSMIETTWHTTVAELASQNKTVEVRPLTERGEELPSFRARLLQADEKDGSLIVEKPANVEQAQVIAKGVAVQVYVITGSTRMKADSRVIDVGRFSLNKQTKVMAVRLEPMKKISSAQRRACFRLSTAGMGMSARFRHPDWADTDPDLTAKALDISDRGLGLTVEMETELAKQMIDQVYGVFIPLPGQDESLELDARLVRVVETDFGTVTLGFQFEFSNLNEQRRVEQVIQQFSVAQQRKQIRRMRGAG